Below is a window of Gemmatimonadales bacterium DNA.
AATCCGGGGCGGCGTCGGCGCGCGCCGCCTGCTCGCGCATGTGGTAGATCTTCAGCTCGACGATGCTGAGCTTGTCGGCCAGCCAGCCCACCGTTTCAGCCACGCGCCGACCCCGACCGGCGCGACGCCAGCGCCAGGCTCAGCACCTCGGCGTCGATCCGCTCGATCAGATCGTTACGCTGCTGGTTGAGCTCGTCGATGCGACGCTTCGCGGCCGCCACCTGATGGTCGTCCTCGACACGCGCCTTGTCCTCTTCGTGCCACAACTCGATATTCGTCTGTGCCAACCGCGCAATCAGGGTGCCGATCGTGTCGACCATCGCAGGATCCGGGAGAGAGCATCGGGTCGCCGGCGCGGACCATCCGCCCGGCCGCTGCTAGAACTTAACGTTGCCGCGCCACGTCTGCATCGTGATGCTCACCGCCTTGGGCGACGCAGTTCGCGTGCTCCCGGTCGTCAACGCACTCAAGCGACACGACCCGGCGACCCGCATCACGTGGGCGCTCCAGCCCGGGCCCGCCGCGCTGGTTCGCGGCCACCCCGCGATCGACGAGATCGTGCTCTTCGAGCGCGCGCGCGGCTGGCGCGCCTTCCTGGACTACCGGCGCGCCATGCGCGGACGGCGCTTCGACCTGGTGCTGGGCCTCCAGTCGTATCTCAAGGCGGGCATCCTCACCGCGCTCACACCCGCGCCGGTCCGCCTCGGCTACGACCGGGCCCGCGCGCACGACTTCAACTGGCTGTTCACGAACCGCCGGATCCCCCCTCGCGTCCCCGGGCACGTGCAGGACGAGTTCCTCGAGTTCGTCACGGCGCTCGGGATCCCGGCCGAGCCCGTGGAGTGGAAGCTCGCGCCGACCCCCGAAGAGCGTGCTCAGGCTCGGTCCATGATCGGCGGC
It encodes the following:
- a CDS encoding DUF4254 domain-containing protein, whose protein sequence is MVDTIGTLIARLAQTNIELWHEEDKARVEDDHQVAAAKRRIDELNQQRNDLIERIDAEVLSLALASRRSGSARG